A single window of Solanum dulcamara chromosome 5, daSolDulc1.2, whole genome shotgun sequence DNA harbors:
- the LOC129889379 gene encoding E3 ubiquitin-protein ligase At1g63170, with product MAISSIGLHRKSQTNQFQLLMEQADNRSNNEHVIDITSSNDASSSSNPHDRPVNNVLHDQVEHPPSTSTTVPVSQHAFSSANRSNLRNSSFARRGNGRRHRSPLNSVLWISIELVLTLSQIIAAIAVLAISRDEHPRAPLSQWIVGYASGCVAILPLLYWRFHHRNQNSDQDSSQQSQISSQAELAARPSSSTRSSEGEGRQTTATASTGGQSSELLSRRLKALVEYFKMALDCFFAVWFVVGNVWIFGGHSSSSEAPNLYRLCIVFLTFSCIGYAMPFILCATICCCLPCIISVMGFREDLTQNKGATPESINALPTYKFKVKKNKSGNKEAAEGGVVAAGTDKERVISGEDAACCICLAKYVNNDELRELPCSHFFHKDCVDKWLKINNSCPLCKAEVGETLLSSLTEATANLRQSSAF from the exons ATGGCCATTTCCTCAATAGGGCTACACCGGAAAAGCCAAACTAACCAGTTTCAATTATTAATGGAGCAAGCAGATAACCGTAGCAACAATGAGCATGTTATTGACATAACTAGTAGCAATGATGCATCCTCATCGAGCAACCCCCATGATAGACCAGTCAATAATGTGCTTCATGATCAAGTTGAACATCCCCCATCAACAAGCACAACAGTGCCTGTCTCCCAACATGCATTTTCTTCTGCTAATAGATCCAACTTGAGGAACTCATCATTTGCTCGAAGAGGAAATGGGCGCCGCCATCGGAGTCCTCTGAATTCCGTGCTCTGGATATCCATCGAACTAGTCTTGACATTGAGCCAAATAATTGCAGCAATTGCAGTGTTGGCCATATCAAGGGATGAGCACCCACGTGCTCCACTATCACAATGGATAGTTGGTTATGCATCTGGGTGTGTAGCAATCCTCCCTCTTCTCTATTGGCGGTTTCATCACAGAAACCAAAATTCAGATCAGGATTCATCTCAGCAGTCACAGATTTCTTCCCAGGCTGAACTCGCCGCCAGGCCTTCCTCAAGTACAAGGAGTTCAGAAGGCGAAGGTCGTCAGACAACTGCTACAGCTTCGACAGGTGGTCAAAGTAGTGAATTGCTGAGCAGAAG GCTAAAGGCACTTGTTGAGTACTTCAAAATGGCATTAGATTGTTTTTTTGCAGTCTGGTTTGTGGTTGGCAATGTATGGATATTTGGCGGACACTCCTCTTCCTCTGAGGCTCCTAACTTGTACAG GTTGTGTATAGTATTTCTGACCTTTAGCTGTATCGGGTATGCCATGCCATTTATTTTATGTGCAACAATCTGCTGCTGCCTCCCCTGCATTATTTCAGTCATGGGCTTCCGAGAAGATCTGACTCAAAACAAAGGCGCCACACCAGAATCAATTAATGCTCTTCCGACCTATAAatttaaggtaaagaaaaacaaaagtgGCAACAAAGAGGCTGCTGAAGGTGGGGTTGTGGCTGCAGGAACAGACAAGGAGCGTGTGATTTCAGGAGAAGATgcg GCATGTTGCATTTGCTTGGCAAAGTATGTGAACAACGATGAGCTGAGGGAGTTGCCCTGTTCTCATTTCTTCCACAAGGACTGTGTGGATAAGTGGCTGAAAATCAACAACTCATGTCCCCTTTGCAAAGCTGAGGTTGGTGAGACCCTTTTGAGCTCTCTTACTGAAGCAACTGCAAATTTGCGTCAGAGTTCGGCGTTTTAA